The following are encoded in a window of Saccharothrix longispora genomic DNA:
- a CDS encoding cellulose binding domain-containing protein — protein MHDGYQTTVNAIPQIAANLASRGLCAGMISPSTGRAVAPSDTPGGGPTTTTTTTTTSQQPGGACTATYRTTQQWGDRFNGEVTVRAGSSAISSWTATVTVTAPQKVSSTWSGTPSWDSSGNVMTMKPNGNGNLAPGASTTFGFTVMANGQWAAPTVSCRTP, from the coding sequence ATGCACGACGGCTACCAGACGACGGTCAACGCCATCCCCCAGATCGCCGCGAACCTGGCGAGCCGGGGCCTGTGCGCGGGCATGATCTCCCCGTCGACCGGTCGCGCCGTCGCACCGAGCGACACGCCGGGCGGCGGTCCCACGACCACCACGACGACCACGACCACGTCGCAGCAGCCGGGTGGCGCCTGCACCGCCACCTACCGGACGACCCAGCAGTGGGGCGACCGCTTCAACGGCGAGGTGACCGTCCGGGCCGGCTCGTCGGCCATCAGCAGCTGGACGGCCACCGTCACGGTGACCGCGCCGCAGAAGGTGTCGAGCACGTGGAGCGGCACGCCGAGCTGGGACTCCAGCGGCAACGTGATGACGATGAAGCCCAACGGCAACGGCAACCTCGCGCCGGGCGCGAGCACGACGTTCGGCTTCACCGTGATGGCCAACGGCCAGTGGGCCGCGCCGACCGTCTCCTGCCGCACCCCCTGA